From a region of the Euwallacea similis isolate ESF13 chromosome 3, ESF131.1, whole genome shotgun sequence genome:
- the wdb gene encoding serine/threonine-protein phosphatase 2A 56 kDa regulatory subunit epsilon isoform has translation MSTTAFVDRIDPFAKRSLKKKNKKSQGSSRYRSSQDVELQPLPFLKDVPASEQEELFIRKLRQCCVPFDFMDPVADLKGKEVKRCSLNELVDYITAGRGVLTEPVYPEIIKMISANLFRTLPPSENPDFDPEEDDPTLEASWPHLQLVYEFFLRFLESSDFQPTIGKRVIDQKFVLQLLELFDSEDPRERDFLKTVLHRIYGKFLGLRAFIRKQINNIFLRFVYETEHFNGVGELLEILGSIINGFALPLKQEHKQFLVKVLIPLHKVKCLSLYHAQLAYCVVQFLEKDPTLTEPVVRGLLKYWPKTCSQKEVMFLGEIEEVLDVIEPSQFTRIQEPLFRQIAKCVSSPHFQVAERALYFWNNEYIMSLMEENNHVIMPIMFPALYRISKEHWNQTIVALVYNVLKTFMEMNSKLFDELTVSYKAERQKEKKREKDREELWKRLAELELNHNKNLPNSTGSSNATQSIQGGGAAPAMQNNNPLKK, from the exons ACGTTCCAGCGAGTGAACAAGAAGAACTGTTTATTCGCAAGCTGCGGCAATGTTGTGTGCCCTTCGATTTTATGGATCCGGTGGCCGACTTAAAGGGCAAAGAAGTGAAACGATGCTCCCTTAACGAGTTGGTCGATTACATAACGGCCGGACGAGGTGTCCTCACCGAACCGGTCTATCccgaaattattaaaatg ATATCGGCGAACCTATTTAGAACCCTGCCGCCCAGCGAAAACCCTGATTTCGATCCCGAAGAGGACGATCCAACATTAGAAGCCAGTTGGCCGCACCTTCAACTagtatatgaatttttcttaaG ATTTCTGGAGAGCTCGGATTTCCAACCCACCATAGGCAAACGCGTTATCGATCAGAAGTTCGTCTTGCAGCTGTTGGAACTGTTTGATTCCGAAGACCCACGTGAACGCGACTTTCTCAAGACGGTCTTGCATCGTATTTACGGCAAATTTTTGGGATTGAGGGCGTTTAtacgaaaacaaattaacaacaTATTTCTTAG GTTCGTGTATGAGACTGAACATTTTAATGGAGTGGGTGAACTTTTAGAAATTCTGGGATCTATTATAAACGGGTTCGCGTTACCGCTTAAGCAAGAACATAAACAGTTCCTGGTTAAG gTGCTCATCCCCCTGCACAAGGTCAAGTGCCTGTCGTTGTACCACGCCCAGCTCGCCTACTGCGTTGTGCAGTTCCTCGAAAAAGACCCCACGTTAACGGAGCCCGTTGTACGGGGCCTGCTCAAGTACTGGCCCAAAACGTGCAGTCAGAAAGAG GTGATGTTTTTGGGCGAAATTGAGGAAGTGTTAGATGTGATTGAACCGTCGCAGTTCACGCGCATTCAGGAACCTCTATTTAGGCAAATCGCTAAGTGCGTTTCGAGTCCACATTTCCAG GTAGCAGAGCGGGCTCTATATTTCTGGAACAATGAATACATCATGTCCTTAATGGAGGAGAATAATCACGTGATCATGCCGATCATGTTTCCGGCCCTATATCGGATTTCGAAGGAGCACTGGAACCAAACAATCGTCGCCTTGGTTTATAACGTGTTGAAAACTTTCATGGAAATGAATTCCAAATTGTTTGACGAACTCACTGTTAGCTATAAAGCAGAGCGACAAAA AGAGAAAAAGCGGGAAAAAGACAGGGAAGAGCTGTGGAAGCGCTTGGCTGAACTTGAGCTAAACCACAACAAGAATTTACCGAATTCGACAGGTAGTTCGAACGCCACGCAGTCGATTCAGGGAGGGGGGGCGGCGCCCGCCATGCAGAATAACAATCCACTCAAGAAGTGA
- the TTLL5 gene encoding tubulin polyglutamylase TTLL5 isoform X2: MSSQILPYEPSIPSDQWLLGGSLGSRNAILVFKSSALANPTTVSKQNKPGHKLHVTYKVLQAETKLLSKLLDCHGIAEVASNSTDFNLLWTGSQPKPGTLRSLAPHQRVNHFPRSYELTRKDRLYKNIERMQHLKGLKHFDFIPQTFVMPTEFKELCSAHHRVKGPWIVKPVASSRGRGIFIVESPSQVPLEEPVVVAKYISNPLLVAGHKCDLRLYVVVTSFDPLIIYIYEEGLVRFATVKYDSSHKQLWNPCMHLCNYSINKYHSDYVKSDDPSAENVGHKWTLSALLRHLKSEGKDTALLMSQIEDVISKAVLASASSIICAWKMFVPHSNNCFELYGFDILIDENLKPWLLEVNLSPSLNCDSPLDVRLKSAMLADLLTLVGIPAVDPILRPTSTVNLPKGNLNLKMKLNNCRGVHSADGLSNTFPKKQQSSISTRRISSASLQVTPEETRIIKNAQAQFERRGGFVRIFPAVDSWSKYSQYLDPNTGIPISGIVASSYNVSNTHNYNILLYTTLFPDMPVTIANRLNEKPQQRTKFTSLDRKRDSSLDSQIILPRMNGRQDRYERALSRGHKQALIPNKVTKESQSIELRRKVVEMLKCGKKITQCEARKTFSQYLVCILKKIVSAPDQDDHVEIVLKFLQKASNYLRTPYSVKAPSTKLETKDRAAIVAKQLNDFLYLYNRETDMFVDKSDKPSQVPKDLYGEFLEHARECDLEEVLIYQTTQTVPNYTSSPGFQGILKCIPNVPKQYGILPPYRPNKMAKGVKVTDSS; the protein is encoded by the exons ATGAG ttctCAAATACTGCCATACGAACCGAGCATACCATCCGACCAATGGCTACTCGGCGGGTCCCTGGGATCCAGAAATGCTATTTTAGTATTCAAGAGTTCGGCATTAGCTAATCCAACTACTGTATCCAAGCAAAATAAGCCTGGGCACAAGCTACATGTGACATATAAG GTGCTACAAGCCGAAACGAAGTTGCTTTCTAAACTATTGGACTGCCACGGTATAGCGGAAGTGGCCTCGAATTCTACGGATTTCAATTTGTTATGGACAGGATCCCAGCCTAAACCGG GAACTCTGAGATCGTTGGCTCCCCATCAACGAGTTAACCATTTTCCACGATCTTATGAGCTGACTAGAAAAGATCGCTTATATAAGAATATCGAACGAATGCAACATCTCAAGGGCCTGAAGCATTTTGATTTCATTCCACAGACGTTTGTAATGCCCACCGAGTTCAAGGAGTTGTGTTCTGCTCATCATCGAGTGAAGGGGCCCTGGATTGTTAAACCAGTTGCTTCCAGTAGGGGACGAG GTATTTTTATTGTGGAATCGCCAAGCCAGGTACCCTTGGAGGAACCAGTGGTGGTAGCCAAATACATTTCAAATCCCCTTTTGGTAGCTGGCCATAAATGTGATCTTAGACTTTACGTCGTTGTTACTAGTTTCGATCCtctaataatttacatttacgAAGAAG GTTTGGTTCGATTTGCTACTGTCAAGTACGATTCTAGTCATAAACAGCTGTGGAACCCCTGCATGCACCTGTGTAACTATAGTATTAACAAATATCATAGCGATTATGTTAA GTCAGACGATCCTAGTGCCGAGAATGTCGGACATAAGTGGACTTTAAGTGCTCTCTTACGGCACCTAAAATCAGAGGGAAAAGACACGGCGCTTTTAATGTCGCAAATCGAGGACGTGATAAGTAAGGCTGTTTTGGCTTCGGCCAGTTCGATCATTTGTGCGTGGAAAATGTTTGTACCTCATTCTAATAACTGTTTTG AGTTGTACGGTTTTGATATATtgattgatgaaaatttaaaaccatgGTTGCTAGAAGTCAACTTGTCGCCTTCATTAAACTGTGATAGTCCTCTCGATGTGAGACTAAAGTCTGCAATGTTGGCAGATTTATTGACGCTGGTGGGGATTCCCGCTGTGGATCCAATTTTAAGGCCTACAAGTACTGTAAATTTGCCGAAAGGGAAtctcaatttgaaaatgaaattgaataat TGTCGAGGAGTTCATTCCGCAGACGGCTTGAGCAACACGTTTCCAAAAAAACAGCAGTCTTCGATTTCGACGAGACGAATTTCTTCGGCCTCTTTACAAGTCACCCCGGAAGAGAccagaattattaaaaatgcccAAGCGCAGTTTGAAAGGCGAGGTGGTTTCGTGCGCATTTTTCCAGCCGTTGATAGCTGGTCTAAATATTCCCAATACCTAG atcCGAATACGGGAATACCTATATCAGGAATAGTTGCAAGTTCCTACAATGTTTCTAATACGCATAACTACAACATACTCTTGTATACCACCTTATTCCCTGATATGCCTGTGACTATTGCAAACAGACTTAATGAAAAGCCCCAACAGAGAACTAAATTTACATCGCTGGATCGAAAGAGAGACTCGTCTTTGGACAGTCAAATAA ttttaccGCGAATGAACGGTAGACAAGACAGATATGAGAGAGCCTTAAGTCGTGGTCATAAGCAAGCTCTAATTCCAAACAAAGTTACGAAGGAATCTCAAAGTATTGAGTTGAGGCGAAAAGTTGTTGAGATGTTAAAATGTGGTAAAAAAATCAC TCAATGCGAAGCCAGAAAAACGTTCAGCCAATACTTAGTGtgtattttgaagaaaatcgtCAGTGCGCCAGATCAGGACGATCACGTCGAAAttgttttgaagtttttaCAAAAGGCCTCGAACTATTTGAGAACTCCGTATAGTGTGAAA gcTCCAAGTACAAAATTAGAAACCAAAGACCGAGCAGCAATCGTTGCCAAACAACTAAATGACTTCCTGTATTTATACAACCGAGAAACTGATATGTTTGTCGACAAGTCTGATAAACCAAGCCAAGTACCCAAAGATTTGTACGGTGAATTTTTGGAACATGCCAG ggAATGCGACTTAGAAGAGGTTCTCATTTACCAAACTACTCAAACGGTGCCAAATTACACCTCATCCCCAGGTTTCCAAGGCATCTTAAAATGTATCCCTAACGTACCAAAGCAATACGGCATTTTACCGCCATACAGACCAAACAAAATGGCCAAAGGAGTCAAAGTTACCGACAGTTCCTGA
- the TTLL5 gene encoding tubulin polyglutamylase TTLL5 isoform X1: MDNSSSSIEEIATLKFNGSTESLKSEGTINSNEDIQEELVSSQILPYEPSIPSDQWLLGGSLGSRNAILVFKSSALANPTTVSKQNKPGHKLHVTYKVLQAETKLLSKLLDCHGIAEVASNSTDFNLLWTGSQPKPGTLRSLAPHQRVNHFPRSYELTRKDRLYKNIERMQHLKGLKHFDFIPQTFVMPTEFKELCSAHHRVKGPWIVKPVASSRGRGIFIVESPSQVPLEEPVVVAKYISNPLLVAGHKCDLRLYVVVTSFDPLIIYIYEEGLVRFATVKYDSSHKQLWNPCMHLCNYSINKYHSDYVKSDDPSAENVGHKWTLSALLRHLKSEGKDTALLMSQIEDVISKAVLASASSIICAWKMFVPHSNNCFELYGFDILIDENLKPWLLEVNLSPSLNCDSPLDVRLKSAMLADLLTLVGIPAVDPILRPTSTVNLPKGNLNLKMKLNNCRGVHSADGLSNTFPKKQQSSISTRRISSASLQVTPEETRIIKNAQAQFERRGGFVRIFPAVDSWSKYSQYLDPNTGIPISGIVASSYNVSNTHNYNILLYTTLFPDMPVTIANRLNEKPQQRTKFTSLDRKRDSSLDSQIILPRMNGRQDRYERALSRGHKQALIPNKVTKESQSIELRRKVVEMLKCGKKITQCEARKTFSQYLVCILKKIVSAPDQDDHVEIVLKFLQKASNYLRTPYSVKAPSTKLETKDRAAIVAKQLNDFLYLYNRETDMFVDKSDKPSQVPKDLYGEFLEHARECDLEEVLIYQTTQTVPNYTSSPGFQGILKCIPNVPKQYGILPPYRPNKMAKGVKVTDSS; this comes from the exons ATGGATAATTCAAGCTCAAGCATTGAAGAAATTGcaactttaaaattcaatgGTTCAACAGAGTCTCTTAAATCAGAGGGAACTATCAACTCCAATGAAGATATTCAAGAAGAATTAGTTAG ttctCAAATACTGCCATACGAACCGAGCATACCATCCGACCAATGGCTACTCGGCGGGTCCCTGGGATCCAGAAATGCTATTTTAGTATTCAAGAGTTCGGCATTAGCTAATCCAACTACTGTATCCAAGCAAAATAAGCCTGGGCACAAGCTACATGTGACATATAAG GTGCTACAAGCCGAAACGAAGTTGCTTTCTAAACTATTGGACTGCCACGGTATAGCGGAAGTGGCCTCGAATTCTACGGATTTCAATTTGTTATGGACAGGATCCCAGCCTAAACCGG GAACTCTGAGATCGTTGGCTCCCCATCAACGAGTTAACCATTTTCCACGATCTTATGAGCTGACTAGAAAAGATCGCTTATATAAGAATATCGAACGAATGCAACATCTCAAGGGCCTGAAGCATTTTGATTTCATTCCACAGACGTTTGTAATGCCCACCGAGTTCAAGGAGTTGTGTTCTGCTCATCATCGAGTGAAGGGGCCCTGGATTGTTAAACCAGTTGCTTCCAGTAGGGGACGAG GTATTTTTATTGTGGAATCGCCAAGCCAGGTACCCTTGGAGGAACCAGTGGTGGTAGCCAAATACATTTCAAATCCCCTTTTGGTAGCTGGCCATAAATGTGATCTTAGACTTTACGTCGTTGTTACTAGTTTCGATCCtctaataatttacatttacgAAGAAG GTTTGGTTCGATTTGCTACTGTCAAGTACGATTCTAGTCATAAACAGCTGTGGAACCCCTGCATGCACCTGTGTAACTATAGTATTAACAAATATCATAGCGATTATGTTAA GTCAGACGATCCTAGTGCCGAGAATGTCGGACATAAGTGGACTTTAAGTGCTCTCTTACGGCACCTAAAATCAGAGGGAAAAGACACGGCGCTTTTAATGTCGCAAATCGAGGACGTGATAAGTAAGGCTGTTTTGGCTTCGGCCAGTTCGATCATTTGTGCGTGGAAAATGTTTGTACCTCATTCTAATAACTGTTTTG AGTTGTACGGTTTTGATATATtgattgatgaaaatttaaaaccatgGTTGCTAGAAGTCAACTTGTCGCCTTCATTAAACTGTGATAGTCCTCTCGATGTGAGACTAAAGTCTGCAATGTTGGCAGATTTATTGACGCTGGTGGGGATTCCCGCTGTGGATCCAATTTTAAGGCCTACAAGTACTGTAAATTTGCCGAAAGGGAAtctcaatttgaaaatgaaattgaataat TGTCGAGGAGTTCATTCCGCAGACGGCTTGAGCAACACGTTTCCAAAAAAACAGCAGTCTTCGATTTCGACGAGACGAATTTCTTCGGCCTCTTTACAAGTCACCCCGGAAGAGAccagaattattaaaaatgcccAAGCGCAGTTTGAAAGGCGAGGTGGTTTCGTGCGCATTTTTCCAGCCGTTGATAGCTGGTCTAAATATTCCCAATACCTAG atcCGAATACGGGAATACCTATATCAGGAATAGTTGCAAGTTCCTACAATGTTTCTAATACGCATAACTACAACATACTCTTGTATACCACCTTATTCCCTGATATGCCTGTGACTATTGCAAACAGACTTAATGAAAAGCCCCAACAGAGAACTAAATTTACATCGCTGGATCGAAAGAGAGACTCGTCTTTGGACAGTCAAATAA ttttaccGCGAATGAACGGTAGACAAGACAGATATGAGAGAGCCTTAAGTCGTGGTCATAAGCAAGCTCTAATTCCAAACAAAGTTACGAAGGAATCTCAAAGTATTGAGTTGAGGCGAAAAGTTGTTGAGATGTTAAAATGTGGTAAAAAAATCAC TCAATGCGAAGCCAGAAAAACGTTCAGCCAATACTTAGTGtgtattttgaagaaaatcgtCAGTGCGCCAGATCAGGACGATCACGTCGAAAttgttttgaagtttttaCAAAAGGCCTCGAACTATTTGAGAACTCCGTATAGTGTGAAA gcTCCAAGTACAAAATTAGAAACCAAAGACCGAGCAGCAATCGTTGCCAAACAACTAAATGACTTCCTGTATTTATACAACCGAGAAACTGATATGTTTGTCGACAAGTCTGATAAACCAAGCCAAGTACCCAAAGATTTGTACGGTGAATTTTTGGAACATGCCAG ggAATGCGACTTAGAAGAGGTTCTCATTTACCAAACTACTCAAACGGTGCCAAATTACACCTCATCCCCAGGTTTCCAAGGCATCTTAAAATGTATCCCTAACGTACCAAAGCAATACGGCATTTTACCGCCATACAGACCAAACAAAATGGCCAAAGGAGTCAAAGTTACCGACAGTTCCTGA
- the sav gene encoding protein salvador homolog 1, with translation MLSRKNKDLRAMKEGVMGRYVKKDTPPEMPIINVWSSEPKRRSSNQSRSSLPPQGSSAYNTSQSNANTVQTVQKFGNQKATISDVGLGAHEGKYTPSASVPDLATHFANLSVGVSQEASGGILHPNNFSNTNNLNSSPALHIYANQTLPNTYLDNSANNANYVEIDQIYPLTSEPNNLYKDSYNRASSPIYQNTRDSSVARTSQDHSIPIYSNTQVDRFNRNQYSSTIPFGESLAHHLRPSSGRTENTQEPSEELPLPPGWSVDYTLRGRKYYIDHNTKTTHWSHPLEREGLPTGWQCIQSPIYGAYYVNHITRQVQYEHPCLVPCYNYGGLAPQAYQRYLPVRPTHYQPHSVLVPANPYLMEEIPHWLNVYFKTSTEIDHKLRWDMFRLSELECYNAMLTRLYKQELQNIVMRYETYRAALMVEMEKFRTNQTNPRL, from the exons ATGCTCTCCAGGAAGAATAAAGACTTAAGGGCCATGAAGGAGGGTGTTATGGGAAGATATGTCAAAAAAGACACTCCACCTGAAATGCCAA ttataaacGTATGGTCATCTGAGCCAAAAAGACGCAGTTCTAATCAAAGCAGGTCTTCACTTCCCCCACAAGGCTCTTCAGCTTATAACACAAGTCAAAGTAATGCCAACACAGTTCAAACTGTCCAAAAATTTGGTAATCAAAAAGCCACCATTAGTGATGTGGGTTTGGGGGCCCATGAGGGTAAATATACTCCCAGTGCTTCAGTTCCTGATTTAGCTACACA cTTTGCCAATTTGTCCGTTGGTGTATCTCAGGAAGCAAGTGGAGGAATATTGCACCCAAATAATTTTAGCAATACAAATAACTTAAACTCTAGCCCAGCTCTTCATATTTACGCCAATCAGACGTTGCCCAATACATACCTTGATAATTCTGCT aataacGCCAATTACGTTGAAATTGACCAGATTTACCCACTGACCTCAGAGCcaaataatttatacaaaGATTCTTACAATAGAGCGAGTTCTCCAATATATCAAAATACTCGGGACAGTAGCGTAGCAAG AACTAGCCAGGATCATTCAATACCAATTTATAGCAATACTCAAGTAGATAGGTTTAATAGAAATCAATACTCCAGTACAATACCATTTGGAGAATCGCTAGCTCATCATTTGAGACCAAGTTCAGGGAGGACTGAGAATACTCAAG AACCATCAGAAGAACTGCCTTTACCTCCTGGTTGGTCAGTAGATTACACATTGAGAGGTAGGAAATACTATATTGATCATAATACAAAAACTACCCATTGGTCTCATCCTCTGGAGAGAGAAGGGCTTCCTACTGGATGGCAATGTATTCAAAGTCCAATATATGGAGCTTACTATGTCAA CCATATTACGAGACAAGTGCAGTACGAACATCCATGTCTGGTTCCTTGTTATAACTATGGCGGCCTCGCTCCTCAAGCGTATCAGCGGTATCTACCAGTGAGGCCAACTCATTACCAACCTCATAGTGTTCTGGTACCAGCCAATCCGTATTTGATGGAAGAAATACCACACTggttaaatgtttatttcaaaa CTAGTACAGAAATAGACCATAAGCTCAGATGGGACATGTTTAGACTGTCAGAGCTGGAGTGCTACAATGCAATGTTAACAAGGCTGTACAAGCAAGAACTGCAGAACATAGTTATGAGATATGAAACCTACAG aGCTGCTTTAATggtggaaatggaaaaatttagaacaaaCCAGACGAACCCTAGACTGTGA